A DNA window from Rhodocyclaceae bacterium contains the following coding sequences:
- a CDS encoding alpha/beta hydrolase, which translates to MYFITSRMPVEREKAQRGPGKPYTFDLEDNASGQEFFCCRKTEKNAHVELGGNALLSALKKEPYRQVLLYLHGFSNLPDDVFANAQEFQDLCDAKKKREVLVLPVIWPCDSDLGIVKDYWDDQKSADLSAFALARMMQRFMDWRNSPESNPDDDPCLKRINVLAHSMGNRVLRQTMVNWHKDYQPAGVPLLFRNTFLVAADIVNESLHRGHPGELLSHASRNVVVYYASDDLALRASKVSNLKNAEASRRLGHSGPEDMDRTPKNVYAIDCDDVNTDYDPPKGHSYFRGIPETKKPGVVFEHIFQTITSGRVFPDDETRKSSVLRLGKQARR; encoded by the coding sequence ATGTACTTCATCACCAGCCGCATGCCGGTCGAGCGCGAGAAGGCGCAACGCGGCCCAGGCAAGCCCTACACCTTCGATCTGGAGGACAATGCGTCCGGCCAGGAGTTCTTCTGTTGCAGGAAGACCGAGAAGAATGCCCATGTCGAGCTGGGCGGCAATGCCTTGCTCTCTGCGCTGAAGAAAGAGCCCTACCGCCAGGTGTTGCTCTATCTGCACGGGTTCTCGAACCTGCCAGACGATGTCTTCGCGAACGCACAGGAGTTCCAGGACCTCTGCGACGCGAAGAAGAAGCGCGAGGTGCTGGTGTTGCCGGTGATCTGGCCGTGCGACAGCGACCTCGGCATCGTCAAGGACTACTGGGACGACCAGAAATCCGCCGACCTCAGCGCCTTCGCGCTCGCGCGGATGATGCAGCGATTCATGGACTGGCGGAACTCGCCCGAATCCAACCCGGACGACGACCCCTGCCTGAAGCGCATCAATGTGCTTGCCCATTCGATGGGCAACCGCGTGCTGCGCCAGACCATGGTGAACTGGCACAAGGACTACCAGCCGGCCGGCGTACCGCTGCTGTTCCGCAACACCTTCCTGGTCGCGGCCGACATCGTCAACGAGTCCCTGCACCGCGGCCATCCGGGCGAACTGCTGAGCCATGCCTCGCGCAACGTGGTGGTCTACTACGCGTCGGACGACCTCGCGCTGCGCGCGAGCAAGGTCTCGAACCTGAAGAACGCGGAGGCCTCGCGGCGTCTCGGCCACTCCGGACCCGAAGACATGGACCGAACGCCGAAGAACGTCTACGCGATCGACTGCGACGACGTGAACACCGACTACGATCCGCCCAAGGGCCATAGCTACTTCCGCGGCATCCCTGAGACGAAGAAGCCGGGCGTGGTCTTCGAGCACATTTTCCAGACGATCACCAGCGGCCGCGTCTTCCCCGACGACGAGACCCGCAAGTCCAGCGTGCTGCGGCTCGGCAAGCAGGCCAGGCGCTGA
- a CDS encoding alkaline phosphatase D family protein has protein sequence MDSTRRHILNLSRRGLLRGSVAAAALAAIQPAIAPRVWAQPVFARYPFSLGIASGDPLPDGVVIWTRLAPEPLAGGGMPRMAVEVGWEVAEDPGFARIAQRGTALARPELGHSVHVEVGGLQPGRPYHYRFRVGREVSPVGRTRTAPAPDAALARLRFVNAGCQHYEHGFFTAWRHIAEESDLDFVFHYGDYIYEYRARGNQPGGSPAVRQHLGEEIHTIDEYRNRYALYRLDPDLAAAHAAHPFLVSFDDHEVDNNWAGEISEEDGSARFPVAVPPEVFALRKQIAFQAWYEMMPLRRAQLPRGPQILAHRRLRYGRLADIHVLDTRGYRTDQPCGDGVRSACAEVNRADATMLGADQEAWLLRNLEGRHATWQVLAQQVMVMERDLGDDVRGRLISMDKWDAMPVARQRLLDGVRQRNVGNLVVLTGDVHNAWAGEVRANGGQGPALMTEFCASSISSNGDGSEALAATPTVLRRNPHISFFNNRRGYCLHEAGPKQMAVSFRAVDYVTRPGAPLVDKARFVVEAGRATIASA, from the coding sequence ATGGACAGCACTCGCCGCCATATCCTCAATCTCTCGCGCCGCGGCCTGCTGCGCGGCTCCGTCGCCGCCGCCGCGCTGGCGGCGATCCAGCCCGCCATCGCTCCGCGTGTCTGGGCGCAGCCGGTTTTCGCGCGCTATCCGTTCAGCCTCGGCATCGCTTCGGGCGATCCTTTGCCCGACGGGGTGGTGATCTGGACCCGGCTCGCCCCCGAACCGCTGGCCGGTGGCGGCATGCCGCGGATGGCCGTCGAGGTGGGTTGGGAGGTGGCCGAAGATCCGGGCTTCGCCCGCATCGCGCAGCGCGGCACCGCTCTGGCCCGGCCCGAGCTCGGCCATTCCGTGCATGTCGAGGTCGGCGGCCTGCAGCCGGGCCGTCCGTATCACTACCGCTTCCGCGTGGGGAGGGAGGTCAGTCCGGTCGGCCGTACCCGCACCGCGCCCGCCCCCGATGCCGCCCTGGCCCGGCTGCGCTTCGTCAATGCCGGCTGCCAGCACTACGAGCACGGCTTCTTCACCGCGTGGCGCCACATCGCCGAGGAGTCCGATCTCGACTTCGTCTTCCACTACGGCGACTATATCTACGAGTACCGCGCGCGGGGTAATCAGCCCGGAGGCTCGCCAGCGGTGCGCCAGCACTTGGGCGAGGAGATCCATACCATCGATGAGTACCGCAACCGATACGCACTGTATCGGCTCGATCCCGATCTCGCTGCAGCGCATGCGGCGCATCCCTTCCTGGTCTCCTTCGACGACCATGAGGTGGACAACAACTGGGCTGGCGAGATCAGCGAGGAGGACGGCTCGGCGCGCTTCCCCGTCGCGGTGCCGCCGGAGGTCTTCGCGCTGCGCAAGCAGATCGCCTTCCAGGCCTGGTACGAGATGATGCCGCTGCGCCGCGCCCAGCTGCCGCGCGGGCCGCAGATCCTTGCGCATCGGCGCCTGCGCTACGGCAGGCTCGCCGACATCCATGTGCTCGACACGCGCGGCTACCGCACCGACCAGCCCTGCGGCGACGGCGTCAGATCGGCCTGCGCCGAGGTCAATCGCGCGGATGCGACCATGCTCGGTGCCGATCAGGAAGCCTGGCTGCTGCGCAACCTCGAGGGCCGGCATGCCACCTGGCAGGTGCTGGCGCAGCAGGTGATGGTCATGGAGCGGGACCTGGGCGACGATGTTCGCGGACGCTTGATCTCGATGGACAAGTGGGACGCGATGCCGGTGGCGCGCCAGCGCCTGCTGGACGGGGTGCGGCAGCGCAATGTCGGCAACCTCGTGGTGCTGACGGGCGATGTGCACAATGCCTGGGCCGGGGAGGTGCGCGCCAACGGCGGCCAGGGGCCAGCGCTGATGACCGAGTTCTGCGCGAGCTCCATCAGCTCCAACGGCGATGGCAGCGAGGCCCTGGCGGCGACGCCGACCGTGCTGCGGCGCAACCCGCACATCTCTTTCTTCAACAACCGCCGCGGCTATTGCCTGCATGAGGCGGGGCCGAAGCAGATGGCAGTGAGCTTTCGCGCGGTGGACTACGTGACCCGCCCCGGCGCGCCGTTGGTGGACAAGGCCCGCTTCGTGGTGGAGGCCGGCCGCGCCACGATCGCCAGCGCCTGA
- a CDS encoding Uma2 family endonuclease produces MAEVGLLAPDARVELIDGEIVQVAPIGLRHADCLNRLATRLTRAVGDRAYMSYGNPIRLSNHSEPQPDITLLAPRIDGYGTRAPVPEDVLLAIEVAQSSLRFDLRVKAPLYACAKLHEVWIIDVEAERLHAFDQPIDGAYAHSRELAAGDRISIIALPTIGIDVAELFNWSGR; encoded by the coding sequence ATGGCCGAAGTCGGCCTGCTCGCACCCGATGCGCGGGTCGAACTGATCGACGGAGAGATCGTCCAGGTGGCACCCATCGGCTTGCGGCACGCAGATTGCTTGAATCGCCTGGCAACCAGACTGACCCGTGCTGTTGGTGATCGCGCATATATGTCGTACGGTAACCCGATAAGGCTTTCGAACCACAGCGAACCGCAGCCCGACATCACGCTGCTCGCGCCTCGCATAGACGGTTACGGAACCCGGGCACCTGTCCCCGAGGACGTTCTGCTTGCGATAGAGGTCGCCCAGTCATCGCTGCGCTTCGACCTGCGGGTGAAGGCGCCGCTGTACGCGTGCGCGAAGCTGCACGAGGTGTGGATCATCGACGTCGAGGCCGAACGGCTTCATGCGTTCGATCAGCCGATCGACGGCGCCTACGCCCACTCGCGCGAACTCGCCGCGGGCGACCGGATATCGATCATCGCGCTGCCGACGATCGGCATCGATGTCGCCGAGCTCTTCAACTGGTCGGGACGCTGA
- a CDS encoding GMC family oxidoreductase N-terminal domain-containing protein, with product MHENTFDYIIIGGGTAGCLLANRLSADPGKRVLMIEAGRQDDYHWIHIPVGYLYCIGNPRTDWLFQTEAEPGLNGRSLRYPRGKTLGGSSSINGMIYMRGQARDYERWAELTGDEAWRWDGVLDAFRMHEDHYKLDPAHGPVDENFRRLHGHRSQHSGSQGLARKMGGEWRVEKQRLRWDILDAFSQAAQQAGIPATDDFNGGNNEGVAYFEVNQKSGWRWNTARAFLRPTCYGRPNFEMWTSAQVCQLLLERQADGSQRCTGVEVWTGAEKVQAHAARDSQRDPGGLQGEVILCAGSVGSPHILQLSGLGPAALLQQHGIEVRQDLPGVGANLQDHLQIRSVYKIQTDGRRNVTLNTMANSLWGKARMGLEYALRRTGPMSMAPSQLGAFTRSDANQPYPNLQYHVQPLSLDAFGEPLHDFNAFTASVCNLNPSSRGTVHLKSSRFDEAPAIAPNYLSTSEDRQVAADSLRLTRQIVGQRALAPFRPEEFRPGPQYQSDEELARLAGDIATTIFHPVGTTRMGRADDPMAVVDSHLRVRGVRGLRVVDAGVMPMITSGNTNAPTLMIAEKAAAWIARGE from the coding sequence ATGCACGAGAACACCTTCGACTACATCATCATCGGCGGCGGCACCGCCGGCTGCCTGCTGGCCAATCGCCTGAGTGCCGATCCCGGCAAGCGCGTGCTGATGATCGAGGCTGGCAGGCAGGACGACTACCACTGGATCCACATCCCGGTCGGCTACCTTTACTGCATCGGCAATCCGCGCACCGACTGGCTGTTCCAGACCGAAGCCGAGCCGGGCCTCAACGGGCGCTCGCTGCGCTACCCGCGCGGCAAGACGCTGGGCGGCTCGTCGAGCATCAACGGCATGATCTACATGCGCGGCCAGGCCCGCGACTACGAGCGCTGGGCCGAGCTCACCGGCGACGAGGCCTGGCGTTGGGACGGCGTTCTGGACGCCTTCAGGATGCATGAAGACCATTACAAGCTCGACCCGGCTCATGGCCCGGTGGACGAGAACTTCAGGCGCCTGCACGGCCACAGGAGCCAGCACTCGGGCAGCCAGGGGCTGGCCAGGAAGATGGGTGGCGAATGGCGCGTGGAAAAACAGCGCCTGCGCTGGGACATCCTCGACGCCTTTTCCCAGGCTGCGCAACAAGCCGGCATTCCGGCTACCGATGACTTCAACGGCGGCAACAACGAGGGCGTCGCCTATTTCGAAGTCAACCAGAAAAGCGGCTGGCGCTGGAATACGGCCAGGGCTTTCCTGCGGCCAACCTGCTATGGCCGCCCCAATTTCGAGATGTGGACCAGCGCGCAGGTCTGTCAGCTCCTGCTTGAACGGCAGGCCGACGGCAGCCAGCGATGCACTGGCGTCGAGGTCTGGACAGGCGCTGAGAAAGTACAGGCCCATGCCGCGCGCGATTCACAGCGCGACCCGGGCGGCCTGCAGGGCGAGGTGATCCTGTGCGCGGGCAGCGTCGGCTCGCCGCACATCCTGCAGCTCTCGGGCCTGGGCCCGGCAGCGCTGTTGCAGCAGCACGGCATTGAAGTCAGGCAGGACCTGCCCGGCGTGGGCGCCAACCTGCAGGACCACTTGCAGATTCGCTCGGTCTACAAGATCCAGACCGACGGCCGGCGCAACGTCACGCTCAACACCATGGCCAACTCGCTCTGGGGCAAGGCCCGCATGGGCCTGGAATACGCCCTGCGCCGCACCGGCCCGATGAGCATGGCGCCTTCACAGCTGGGCGCCTTCACGCGCTCCGACGCCAACCAGCCCTACCCGAACCTTCAATACCACGTGCAGCCCCTCTCGCTCGACGCCTTTGGCGAGCCGCTGCACGACTTCAACGCCTTCACCGCCAGCGTCTGCAACCTGAACCCGAGCAGCCGCGGCACGGTCCATCTCAAGAGCAGCCGCTTCGACGAGGCGCCGGCGATCGCGCCCAATTACCTCAGCACGAGCGAAGACCGCCAGGTCGCGGCGGACTCCCTGCGCCTGACGCGCCAAATCGTGGGCCAGCGCGCGCTGGCGCCGTTCAGGCCCGAAGAGTTCAGGCCCGGGCCGCAATACCAGAGCGACGAAGAACTTGCTCGACTGGCGGGCGATATCGCCACCACCATCTTCCACCCGGTGGGCACCACCCGGATGGGCCGGGCAGACGACCCGATGGCGGTAGTCGATTCGCACCTTCGGGTGCGCGGCGTGCGCGGACTGCGGGTGGTCGATGCCGGCGTGATGCCGATGATCACCAGCGGCAACACCAACGCGCCGACCTTGATGATCGCGGAGAAGGCTGCTGCCTGGATCGCGCGCGGAGAGTAG
- a CDS encoding amidohydrolase family protein, translating into MSHIAHLPDGERVACSARSGCAPPLSSRPGDCLGNRHRRYRRSRAQAGVFSHQRHRESARASDKPRIVGRDLLDTPGFWVKLSGIDRIDADAEPAQRYHHGVTVAHALWRAHGDRCVWGSDWPHHSHTHIPDAAALVDALAQIAPSETERPRLLVDNPQRLYGFA; encoded by the coding sequence TTGAGTCACATCGCTCATTTACCCGATGGCGAGCGCGTCGCATGCAGCGCCCGCTCTGGCTGTGCCCCGCCGCTATCCAGCCGACCGGGAGACTGCCTCGGCAATCGACATCGACGATACCGGCGTAGCCGCGCGCAGGCGGGAGTCTTCAGTCACCAGCGGCACCGGGAGTCGGCGCGCGCAAGCGACAAACCGCGCATCGTAGGTCGAGACCTGCTGGATACCCCGGGGTTCTGGGTCAAGCTGAGCGGCATCGACCGCATCGACGCCGATGCCGAGCCCGCGCAGCGTTACCACCACGGGGTGACGGTGGCCCACGCGCTCTGGCGCGCTCATGGCGATCGCTGCGTCTGGGGCAGCGACTGGCCCCATCACAGCCACACCCATATCCCCGACGCCGCGGCCCTGGTCGACGCGCTCGCGCAGATAGCCCCATCCGAGACCGAACGCCCGCGGCTGCTGGTCGATAACCCGCAGCGCCTGTATGGGTTCGCCTGA
- a CDS encoding AbrB/MazE/SpoVT family DNA-binding domain-containing protein: MDSVTVSPRFQVVIPRRVRERMAVKAGDRMQVVQYGDRIELIPERPARELRGFLAGIDTSVPREEGRA, from the coding sequence ATGGATTCCGTCACCGTGTCTCCCAGGTTCCAGGTCGTGATTCCGCGGCGGGTGCGTGAGCGAATGGCGGTCAAGGCCGGCGACCGGATGCAGGTCGTGCAGTACGGCGACCGGATCGAACTGATCCCGGAACGCCCGGCGCGCGAGCTCCGGGGCTTCCTCGCCGGGATCGACACCTCGGTCCCGAGGGAGGAGGGCCGGGCGTGA
- a CDS encoding type II toxin-antitoxin system VapC family toxin — MNVALPRASTASLHVAEPHAFYSSRPRLVVDATVVAAHLFAEPEAPLAAAALQARALHAPDLIDYELISVALKKIRRERLPHAAVTSALALIDGMAVERHRLDMSSVLRLADRYALTAYDAAYLSLAELLGAPLATFDEQLAAAAREHLAQPPLHGEGDAA; from the coding sequence TTGAACGTGGCGCTCCCGCGCGCTTCGACGGCGTCGTTGCATGTCGCGGAACCCCACGCGTTCTACTCGAGCCGCCCGCGACTGGTGGTGGACGCCACCGTGGTCGCAGCCCACCTGTTTGCAGAACCCGAGGCACCGCTCGCGGCCGCCGCGCTTCAGGCGCGCGCCCTGCATGCGCCTGACCTGATCGACTACGAGCTGATCAGTGTCGCCCTGAAGAAGATTCGCCGCGAACGGCTTCCGCACGCGGCCGTCACGTCCGCACTCGCCCTGATCGACGGGATGGCGGTCGAACGCCATCGGCTCGACATGTCCAGCGTCCTGCGGCTGGCGGATCGCTACGCGCTCACTGCATACGACGCGGCCTATCTCAGTCTGGCTGAACTGCTGGGCGCACCGCTGGCCACGTTCGACGAGCAGCTCGCGGCGGCTGCGCGCGAACATCTGGCGCAGCCGCCGCTCCATGGGGAAGGCGACGCCGCGTGA
- a CDS encoding ATP-binding protein, with protein sequence MADVLMSRHEKASTLITSNRGLDDWPKLLGDVVIVAPLIDRLMHHGHLLKFAGKSWRLKEAAARVAKASADN encoded by the coding sequence TTGGCCGACGTGCTCATGAGCCGGCACGAGAAGGCCTCGACCCTCATCACCTCCAATCGCGGGCTCGACGACTGGCCGAAACTCCTCGGTGACGTGGTGATCGTGGCTCCGCTCATCGACCGCCTCATGCATCACGGACACCTGCTCAAGTTCGCCGGCAAGAGCTGGCGCCTGAAGGAGGCCGCCGCCCGCGTTGCAAAGGCTTCAGCCGACAACTAA